The stretch of DNA AGACCATCACCTGGAATCACTTTCCTTCAACCTTAAGAAGGATCTTAAAAGTGTTATTTTATGCCagttatttttctccattaaatttctcattttgggCTTCAAATAGtcttatttcagtttttcttagCCAGTGCATTTGTTGTGCATAGAAATCTGTTGGCAGTTATATCTGTAACTGATTCCGTATGTTATTCCATGTGTTCCTGACACCTAAATTTATATTGGCTTTGAGTGGAGACagataatttatattatacatatatataattatgtatgtgtgtatataaactatatgtgtgtatgtatataaatgatgtctgtatgtgtgtatatatattttctctctagGATATGAATTATTTCTATGTCATCTCATAAAATAAACCAGGTTATAAAATTTTAACTACAGTGACTCTTAAGTGGACAGTGGAGTTAAAAACTATGAAGAGCAATTAGTCTTGATAGTTCTGTGTTTTGAATCATACGGCCTATAAGAATGTGTCTTCTGGACGATAGACCTACCTGTAGTTTATGAAACCCTCttgcatgtgattttttttcaattaaatgaGTCTATTGATATATAGGTGTGCTTTTGTGCAAAATTTATAACCAttaggggctcacacctgtaatcccagcattttggaagactgaggcagttggatcacctgaggtcaggagttcgagaccagcctgaccaacacggagaaaccccatctctactaaaaatacaaaattagccgggcatggtggcggatgcttgtaatcccagctactcgggaggccgaggcaggagaatcgcttgaacctgggaggtagaggttgcagtgagctgagatcgtgccattgcacttaagcctgggcaacaagagtgaaactctgtctcaaaaaaaatttataactaTTACCTATGATGCTATTTGATGAGTGAGGGAAGaattgtacttttttcttttttttcaaaatcacacTGATCCTGAAAAGGTGGATCTTTGATTTATCTTCCTAAAGCAGTGTATGTAAGAACCTTGTGTTGAGGAAGACTGATAATAGCTTGTATGTATTTAGCACGATGTGCCAGGCCCGGTGTTAAGTACTTTTTACCTCACTTCCCATATTCCTAATGAGGTTGGTTGTAGTGTTTTTcatcttactgatttttttgtttgtttgtttttgttttgttttgtttttgtctaatGACTTTTAAAGACCTCCAGTTCTTGAACTTCAGCTAGGGTCCCATCCCCAGAGTTTATCAGAAGGTATAGGTTGGGTCCAAGAATTCACAGGTTTTTTAAGTTCATAGTGAAGCTGATGCTGTAAAACTACATATCAAATCGGGAATCAGTGAATTAGAAGAGGCTCATGTTTTCGTCATGTTACATGTAAGTTCCTCCTTCGCTTTTCGCCATGAATAAAAGTTCCCTgtggcctcaccagaagcagatacgggcaccatgcttcctgtacagccagcAGAAAAGTAGCTAattacatctcttttctttatatgttagAAAAATTAGAAGGACATTCAATGTTTTACAAAAAGGCCCACAAACGAAATACAGACATCGTTCAATTTATTAATACGTTTCAATCCCCAAATCTGAGAGAGGTGAAGCAGGTTTCCCAGGGCctcagaagcaggaggattgaAGAATGGGTCCCTTGCTGGCGACTTCAGTGGCGTGGCATTGTCCCAGGTGGCCATGGAAATCAGGGTGCATATCCTTTAAAAGGAGCTGTGGCCTCCGAGTTATCGTTTTCCCagtcttttctctccctccctgcgcGACGCCTCTTGGCGGACATCCGGGAGAACCCGAAAGGCGCTCGTTCCCTGGTTGGGTGCAGGGTACAAACTACACTACCCAGAAATCCGTGCCCAGCTCATTGTTAGCCGCCGTGCAGCCAATGACAGCCCAGAAACTGGGCGTTTCCTGCTGCTCTGGGCTGCAGGGGCGAGACTTCTGGCGTCGCCGTCGTGACGTATTTTTCCTATGCCCGGTCCGTGCATTCTGGTTGTGAAGGCTGAGTTCTAGAGATCGGGTCGGCTTTCTACTCGGCTCTCGTGGAACCTAGCAAAGAAAGACAGTGAAGACTGCAGGACCTTCCTTCGCGCTTTTGTTACAATCCATGACCCCTGTCGTGGGACGGGCGGCCTCTCGCGGAGGTGTCTGCCGGGGCTGGGCTCTTACCGAGGCCTCCACACACGTCCTCTTGTCCTTGTCTCCCCCGGAGGCAGCCGCCTTAGTCTTGTGAGCGTTTTTACACCGGGTAGATTGAGACTTGGAGTGCTACACTCAGCCCGAGGGCGTCCAGCGCGGTGGAGGCGTGGGGTTTCGGCTGAGCCCACAGGGCACAGACTGTTCATCCGCTTCTCATGGCAGCGGCGGTGCTGATGGACCGGGTTCAGGTGAGTGGGGGCATCCCTCAAGCGCACCCTGGCCTGGTTGGTGTGTCCTGGGATGTTCGCTCTCATCGCGCACTTCAGGGTGGTCATTCCGTCGCATTATGTGGAGGGGTTCCGCTCCCCTCATCAATGGCATAAGGTGTGGAACGGACTCGAAGGCGCAGGGGCAGTTCGTACAAATGCAGGCATGGAGAGGAGAATGAGTTTGGAGAGTTCCGGGAACTCTCTGTGCCTGGTGAGAACAGGGACTAGGGGGTCAGAGGTAGGCCTGGAATGGCCGCCCGAGGAGCTGGTCCTCTCTTCTAAGGGTGCTGGGAGTCATGCAAGGTTTGGTACAGAGAAGGGAGGTCCTCTGACGCAGTTCTTAAAAGGCTCCCTCTGGCTGCAGAGTGGGTACACTAGGGATTGTAGACGGGGAGATCAAGATGAAGTCTACTGAAATAGTCCAGGTGAGCGTTGATGGTGTGGGCCAGAGTGGTGGCAGCAGAGGTTAGAGAATGTATGGGTTTTGGGTTTTGTATGTATGTTATAAGTAAGGCTGACCAGATTCTCTGATGAGACATAGTGATGATATCCTGGGATTCTTCACATGACTGTCTTCACTTGAGACAGGGGGCAGTGAATGGAGGTCATTTCTAGTTTAGTGTCCTGAATCCAGGCCATGAGTTGTATGGAGTTATGTGGAGAAGTCCCCACCTGGCGACCAATGGGATGAGTACTGCAAAAGTATATCAGACCTAGGAACAGGTACGCTCAAATGCTTGTAGGATTGAGTTGGGAGCGCTCATGGAATCTCAGGTCTTAATTACCTTTGTTGGAAACAGGTATCAGAGGAAGGAGTTAGGCAGGAATGGCTGGCCGAGGTGTCCTGAGTGTGGTAAAAGTCGTGGGAGATTTGGAGCAGAGGAGGGAGATGATCTGACTCAGATTTTAACATGCTCTCTCTGGCTTTCAGGTTGAGAACAGACTGTGAGCATGAGGGAGCAGCTACTGCAGTAGTGTTGATGGTGTCTGGTCTAGAGGTGTGGCTGTGGAGGTCAGAGAAGTtggtaaattttctgttttttaaagtagGGTGATTGGATTTTTTGATGTGAAAGGTGAAAGAGAGGAGAGTCGTGGATGACCCTaaggttggtttgtttttgctgtaGCTGGTAAAATTATGGAAATGCCATCAACTGAGATAGAGAAGTTGGCAGCAGGTATGATTTTTAGTGGTTATATCAGGAGTTAGGCTTTGGTCATGTTTAGGTTAAGAGGTCTCAGTTGACATCTTAGTTGAGGCCTCAAGAAAACACACAGGTTTTTAGTCTGGGGAAGTGTTCTGTTGAAGAAGTTGAAAAAAATGGTGGCCAGTGTGTGGAGTGGGATGGGGTATCTTCAAGTCATGGTGGTAATGCTGTTATTCAgtaagaaagttgaaactggagaCTGAGAGAAAACTGGGTCTGTTGCTTAGGCACCTGGACGGCAGTGGTGCATAGTGTGAAGACGCGAGCACTTCCTGGACACTGCATGCAGAGTGGCATGGGGGATGAGGGATGTCATGGAGGTGCATATGGCATGGGCCAGTGGCGCTGGGGATCTCAGATGTGAGGAAGGTGTAGTCCAAAGAATAATGAGCGCGTTGGGAGGAGTGTGAACTGATGGCCTTAAGACTCTAGTATTGGCGGCTCATGGGAGAAGATGGAGCTGAAGTTTGGTTGTGTTTAGAGGCATCGTCTGGACAACACCAGGAGAACTGGTTGGTAGGCGAGTATTTGGGACCCTTCATGCCAGACCCAGAGTTGAGACAGCATCTGTCTGCACACTTGCCTGGTTCTGctctggctggacacagtggtgaGAGGGACATGAAGGAGAGAGCAGACACTAGTGGTGCCAAGGTCTGTTATCTCCTCTtagttgggaggctggggaggcgaGGGACTAGAgagtgggtgtgtgagtgtgtagacTGGGGAGGAGGGGGTTCTGGGGAGAGATGCTGACTGTGGACTCAGCTGTACTCATCATGGCAGAGTTGTGTGACCTTCGAGGATGTGTTCGTGTACTTCTCTCGGGAGGAGTGGGAACTCCTTGAGGAGGCACAGAGATTCCTGTACCGTGATGTGATGCTGGAGAACTTTGCACTTGTGGCTACACTAGGTAAGTCTGTGTTTTAGTTATCTAATGCTACATGGCAAATTATCCCAAAGCTTAGTAACtgcaaacaataaaaattaattatctcTCCAGTTTCAGTGCATTGGTAATCTGGTTAgagcattttttgttgtttattattttgaggattttttttgttttttgttttttgttttttcagagagtcttactctgtcacccaggctacagtgcagtgttgtgatcatggttcactgcagcctcaaattcttgcgctcaagcgatccccccacctcaccctcctgagtagctgggactataggtgcatgccaccacgcccgggtattttactttttgtagagataaggtcttgctacgttgcccaggctggtctagagctcctgacctcaagcgatccttcctccttggcctcccaaagtgctgggattacaggcttgagccagtgtgcccagcctgatCACACCTTCTTATGCAGGTGCTTTTGGCTCTCATGAAGTTTTAATCAAGCTCTCAGCCAGTGTTGTGGTCTTACCTGAGAAGAATCCACTTACAAGCTCACTCACATTGCTTTTTGCAAGATTTAGTTTCTTGTGGCTTGTTGGACTGTGAGCATtgttccttgctggctgttggccaaAGTCCTCCCTCAGGTGGCCTTTCTGTATTGTACCTTATAACACGGAAGCTAACTTCTCTTTGAACAAGTGACCAAAAGAATGTTCAAGATGGAAGCCCAGGATTGTAACCTAATCTTGAAAgtgtcatttcattatttttgccatattctattccTTGGAAATAAGTAAGTCCATCCAGGTTACAATCAAGTGAGGAGGCTTACACAGGTGCAAGAGTACCAAAAGGTAGGGATCACTGGGACCATCTCAGAGGCTGTGTTCCACAGGCCTTTACACCCACTCCGGTGTCCTTGGTGGGGTTTGAGTCTTCCTCTCTTCCCCATAGGCCACTCTTTCTGTCCATCCAGATCCATgactcttctccttcccttctttgttTCCCAGAGTAGGTGCTGTGGGTTCTAGGGCTGGCTGTGTTCAGTGTTTCTGCCTTCACTGGGTAATCTGAACATCTGTTGCCCTAGAGCTTTGCAGGAAAAGGTTAAGATTCAGGAGTTTTTCAGTCTGCTAAGCAGATTCTACACAGCTCAGGTGCTCACTGCCTGAGTCCGTGTCATGATCTTTGCACCTCTTTGTCCTAGGTTCTGCCCTCATCCTCTGGCTGACATTTCCTGGGGCCTGACTGTGCCAGGAATTTCAGGGGCTGACATAATCACTTCTTGTGGTGATTACAGGGCTGTCCTGGTATATCCGCCTTGGAGAGTATTTTTTCTAAACATTCTATTTTCTCTGTGGAGTGGGTCTACCTGCGCCACTCACCTGCCctttgtttgtgttacagctttcATTTTCCCAGTCCCATGCAGTTGCGCAGTTGGAGGGGGCAGAAAGCCTTGGGTGCCTGACAGGGCAGACATCACTGCAGCCACAGTAAAGGAGACCTACAGAGGGCATGGCCCTGCTGAATGGGAGCTGGAAGAGGGTATCTGTTATGGTTGGGTTCAAATCAAACCTTCAACTTGTTTTGTGTTTGTCAGTGTTTTGTTGCCAAGGCCCATAGTGATTCTTCACATCTACTTTACTTTCCTCATTCTTGGCACTTTTTCCATTTGTCATTTCTCACCTGTCTTCCATCCTTTGGgtgttttcccacttttctggcctccatgtTTCAATTGCTCTCTTCAACACTAGCTTACTTTAATGTGTCATGAGTTCTGCACATTAAATAGTCCGTGAGAATGAGCTACTTATTTGGAGTCAGATTTTCGTGGGCATGGACATACCCACCTGCACAGAGCTCACCTGACACCAGCGGCCAAAGCCCTGCTGAAACTCTCTTGCAGAGGAATCAGGTAGAGGCTTCACCTCTACTCCCTATCCTGTATGCCATTGTTTTTAGGTCTTTACCTCATAGTCAGGGTTCCTCCATTCTTTGAGGCCCTATACTGACAACCAGCCCTTCTTTACACTGATCCTGGCCCTCTTGTCCTGCCAACAAGCCAGTGGACTCGCACTGGTGTTAGACACACATTTGTGATGGGGCTGCTGCCTCCCACCAAAGTCAGCATGCACTTCACcggctcttttttgctttcagGTTTTTGGTGTGAAGCAGAACATGAGGCACCTTCTGAGCAGAGCGTTTTTGTAGAAGGAGTGTCACAGGTCAGGACTGCTGAGTCAGGTCTTTTCCAGAAAGCACACCCATGTGAGATGTGTGACCCACTCTTGAAAGACATTTTGCACCTGGCTGAACACCAGGGATCACACCTTACACAGAAACTATGCACACGTGGGCTGTGTAGGAGAAGATTCTCATTCAGTGCAAACTTTTACCAGCACCAGAAGCAACATAATGGAGAGAATTGCTTCAGAGGGGATGATGGAGGGGCCTCATTTGTGAAGAGCTGTACAGTCCACATGTTAGGGAGATCCTTTACGTgcagggaggaagggatggaCTTACCAGATAGCTCTGGCCTTTTCCAGCACCAGACCACTTACAATAGGGTGAGTCCATGCAGAAGGACTGAATGCATGGAGTCTTTCCCACACAGCTCCAGTCTCAGGCAACACCAAGGAGACTATGATGGACAGATGCTTTTCAGTTGCAGTGATGAAGGGAAAGCCTTCCTGGACACCTTTACTCTTCTTGACAGCCAGATGACTCATGCTGAGGTGAGACCCTTCAGATGCCTACCATGTGGAAATGTGTTCAAGGAGAAATCAGCTGTTATTAATCACAGAAAAATCCACAGTGGAGAAACATCTCATGTGTGTAAGGAGTGTGGAAAAGCCTTCATTCACTTGCACCACCTAAAAATGCACCATAAATTTCACACTGGAAAAAGACATTATACATGCAGtgaatgtgggaaggccttcagCCGCAAGGACACACTTGTTCAGCATCAGagagttcacactggagaaagaTCTTATGACTGCAGTGAATGTGGAAAAGCCTACAGCAGAAGCTCCCACCTTGTTCAGCACCAGAGAATTCACACAGGAGAAAGGCCTTATAAGTGCAacgaatgtgggaaagcctttagccGTAAAGATACACTTGTTCAGCACCAGAGATTTCATACTGGAGAAAGGCCTTATGAGTGCAGTGAATGTGGAAAATTCTTTAGCCAAAGCTCCCACCTTATTGAGCACTGGAGAATTCATACCGGGGCAAGGCCCTATGAATGCATAGAATGTGGAAAATTCTTTAGCCATAACTCTAGCCTCATTAAACATCGGAGAGTCCACACAGGAGCAAGATCCTACGTGTGCAGCAAATGTGGGAAGGCCTTTGGCTGCAAAGACACACTTGTTCAGCACCAGATAATTCACACTGGAGCAAGGCCTTATGagtgcagtgaatgtgggaaggccttcagCCGTAAAGACACACTTGTGCAACACCAAAAAATCCACACTGGAGAAAGGCCTTATGAGTGTGGTGAATGTGGTAAATTCTTTAGCCATAGCTCCAACCTTATTGTACAccagagaattcacactggagcAAAGCCTTATGAGTGCAATGAATGTGGGAAATGCTTTAGCCACAACTCCAGCCTCATTCTGCACCAGAGAGTTCACACAGGAGCAAGGCCTTATGTGTGCAGTGAATGTGGGAAGGCTTACATTAGTAGCTCCCACCTTGTTCAACACAAGAAAGTTCACACTGGAGCAAGACCTTATGagtgcagtgaatgtgggaaatTCTTTAGCCGCAACTCTGGCCTCATTCTGCACCAGAGggttcacactggagaaaagccTTACGTATGCAGCGAATGTGGGAAAGCCTATAGCAGAAGCTCCCATCTTGTTCGTCACCAGAAAGCTCACACTGGAGAAAGAGCTCACGAGTGCAACAGTTTCGGTGACCCTTTAGCTGCATCTCTTAAACTTGTTTAACACCAGAAAATTCACACAAGAGAAAGGCCTTATGAGCACAAAATATGTCATCTTGTTCATCCTCATAGGACTCACACCAGAGCAATGCTCTGTGAGTACCCTTTGTGAGAGAACCATCAGCTAGCAGATGAGCACCGTATATTCATTCCACCCTGGGGAGATTCCTGATAAGCACCACATATGTGGGAGGCTTTCATGAGGTGTGTTGCACTTTGTAACTGTCTAGAGCTCTTGATGGAATTATATCACTGCCAGTGCCTGTGGCGGAAGCCATCTTATTGCTACCAGCTGTGTGTGTCAATCACTCCATTTTGCTCAGGGAAGGCAGACTTCTGTGCTTTCTTTCCTGTTCCCTACAGGTAATCATGAATATTTTCAAGgacttcccccaccccacttcACCCCCTACCACTGAGGGTCCTCATCTTTTCCCTCATGATTAGGTTCTGAGCAAACATGATCTAGCTCTCACCAAAAGGACCTGAGCTAGGGTCTGCTGGGATTTCCTGACACGATTTTCCATCTTCATGGACAATGTTAACTGTAAACGTGATAGCTGTGACTGACTTGTCTTACTGCCAAATCGCCCAAATTTGGAACTGCTTGTCCCATGCTGCTCTGATTTATACAGTGATAAGGGCCTATTGTGGCAGTCTTTACTCTTGGGGATTTTGTTACTGTGTAGAGTGGATTGAGAAAAGAATTGGGTTCTGTCATGAAGGGAGTAGCACCTTTTGTGGGCACCACCTTTATGTGCCTCAGAGGGGACCAAAGGATGGCAGAAAACAGTTCTCAGTCTAGTTTGACCTAATTTACACTATTGCCCTAGGCTTGCTAGGAAAGACTGAAAAAATTTTTGTGCCTAACTTTGTGGCCTGGCTGCCAGGATTTCCTGTGAGCCCAGTGAGGAGGGCATAGTTGGTGCGAAAATCTCCTGTGCTTCTGGAAGCAACATAAGTTGGGTCCCTTAACTGTCACGTACTCCCCAGCACTGTTGAGGGATTGCTGTCTTCTGTACCTGTACAGGATCAAGTCCCTGATATCCAGAATCCCATAGGCAAGTAACATTGACTGTAAGACCTCTATAGGGCAATATGAAAATCATGATTGCTACAGAAGCACTGAGATAATGGAGTGGGGATGACTGTGGCAAACAAAAGGAAATTCGAACATTCTAGAGGGGCATCCACAAATCTTGGTGCAGTTATGATGGTGTGGGATGGGAGTGCATAGAAATTCTCAGGACCTTCAGACATCTGTATCTCCTGTGGCCAAGGCCACTGTCAGaggaaataatctaaatgtttGTGGATTCCTGTGTCTCCCTGGGCAGTTGACCTGCACAGACAGGAACCTCAGCAGTGACAGAAGAGAGATCCAGGGATGGGTCTTCTCTGACCCAGCCAGCATTCCGAGTGGCTGAGGTGGATGTGGACATCATTGCTTACCAATTTTTACCAACATTGAGGCAGGGCTCACTCTCCTAAATTGTAGGGAGAGGAATATGGTAAAGCCAAAATAGTTGACAGATCTAACTTTCCTAGTGGAACAGTATATATAGATTTTAATGAGGAACATTTATTTAACAGCTTTATGGAGGTATGATTAACATGCAATAAACTGCAAATATGTTAAGTGTAAAATGTGCTGTTTCAGCATGTGTGTGCACCTATGAaaccaccacagtcaagatatcCAACACAACAAAAGATTGTCCCTTTATAATCCTCAATTTTTCCTTATCTTGTTTTCCACAATTCACAAGCAACAGCAagcattttctataattttataaatgaaaccaTATGGTGTGTATTTTAGGGGGTGGGGCTCTGGCTTTTTCAGTAAACATAACTATTTTAAGGTTAATCCATTATCTTGTTGCATGAATCAATTGTTTGCTCATttgtattgctgagtagtatttcagtatttcattgtataccacaatttttcttctttgtcaacTTAATTGTTATGGATGTTTGGGTAActttcagtttttggctattacaaataaacctCTGAAGATCTGTTTGCGAAttatggctgaatgatattccattctATAAATacacctcagtttctttatccatttacttaTTGAAGGAcagttgctttcaagttttggcagttatgaataaacCTACTacatatttgtatagtttttctGTGGAgatgttttcaactcatttggataTGTGCCAAGGAGTGCAATTTTCTCTGTCATGTAGCATGTTTAGtcttgtaagaaactgccaagctgtcTTCCAAAGCGGCtgtaccatttattttattttattttatttatatatattttttgagacagagtctcactctgtcacccaggctggagtgcagtggtatgatcttggttcactgcaacctccacctattttagtagacatgggtttttaccatgttggctaggctggtctcaaactcctgacctcaagt from Gorilla gorilla gorilla isolate KB3781 chromosome 20, NHGRI_mGorGor1-v2.1_pri, whole genome shotgun sequence encodes:
- the ZNF304 gene encoding zinc finger protein 304 isoform X2, which produces MAAAVLMDRVQSCVTFEDVFVYFSREEWELLEEAQRFLYRDVMLENFALVATLAFIFPVPCSCAVGGGRKPWVPDRADITAATVKETYRGHGPAEWELEEGFWCEAEHEAPSEQSVFVEGVSQVRTAESGLFQKAHPCEMCDPLLKDILHLAEHQGSHLTQKLCTRGLCRRRFSFSANFYQHQKQHNGENCFRGDDGGASFVKSCTVHMLGRSFTCREEGMDLPDSSGLFQHQTTYNRVSPCRRTECMESFPHSSSLRQHQGDYDGQMLFSCSDEGKAFLDTFTLLDSQMTHAEVRPFRCLPCGNVFKEKSAVINHRKIHSGETSHVCKECGKAFIHLHHLKMHHKFHTGKRHYTCSECGKAFSRKDTLVQHQRVHTGERSYDCSECGKAYSRSSHLVQHQRIHTGERPYKCNECGKAFSRKDTLVQHQRFHTGERPYECSECGKFFSQSSHLIEHWRIHTGARPYECIECGKFFSHNSSLIKHRRVHTGARSYVCSKCGKAFGCKDTLVQHQIIHTGARPYECSECGKAFSRKDTLVQHQKIHTGERPYECGECGKFFSHSSNLIVHQRIHTGAKPYECNECGKCFSHNSSLILHQRVHTGARPYVCSECGKAYISSSHLVQHKKVHTGARPYECSECGKFFSRNSGLILHQRVHTGEKPYVCSECGKAYSRSSHLVRHQKAHTGERAHECNSFGDPLAASLKLV
- the ZNF304 gene encoding zinc finger protein 304 isoform X3, which encodes MAAAVLMDRVQSCVTFEDVFVYFSREEWELLEEAQRFLYRDVMLENFALVATLGFWCEAEHEAPSEQSVFVEGVSQVRTAESGLFQKAHPCEMCDPLLKDILHLAEHQGSHLTQKLCTRGLCRRRFSFSANFYQHQKQHNGENCFRGDDGGASFVKSCTVHMLGRSFTCREEGMDLPDSSGLFQHQTTYNRVSPCRRTECMESFPHSSSLRQHQGDYDGQMLFSCSDEGKAFLDTFTLLDSQMTHAEVRPFRCLPCGNVFKEKSAVINHRKIHSGETSHVCKECGKAFIHLHHLKMHHKFHTGKRHYTCSECGKAFSRKDTLVQHQRVHTGERSYDCSECGKAYSRSSHLVQHQRIHTGERPYKCNECGKAFSRKDTLVQHQRFHTGERPYECSECGKFFSQSSHLIEHWRIHTGARPYECIECGKFFSHNSSLIKHRRVHTGARSYVCSKCGKAFGCKDTLVQHQIIHTGARPYECSECGKAFSRKDTLVQHQKIHTGERPYECGECGKFFSHSSNLIVHQRIHTGAKPYECNECGKCFSHNSSLILHQRVHTGARPYVCSECGKAYISSSHLVQHKKVHTGARPYECSECGKFFSRNSGLILHQRVHTGEKPYVCSECGKAYSRSSHLVRHQKAHTGERAHECNSFGDPLAASLKLV
- the ZNF304 gene encoding zinc finger protein 304 isoform X1, translated to MIFAPLCPRFCPHPLADISWGLTVPGISGADIITSCGDYRAVLVYPPWRVFFLNILFSLWSGSTCATHLPFVCVTAFIFPVPCSCAVGGGRKPWVPDRADITAATVKETYRGHGPAEWELEEGFWCEAEHEAPSEQSVFVEGVSQVRTAESGLFQKAHPCEMCDPLLKDILHLAEHQGSHLTQKLCTRGLCRRRFSFSANFYQHQKQHNGENCFRGDDGGASFVKSCTVHMLGRSFTCREEGMDLPDSSGLFQHQTTYNRVSPCRRTECMESFPHSSSLRQHQGDYDGQMLFSCSDEGKAFLDTFTLLDSQMTHAEVRPFRCLPCGNVFKEKSAVINHRKIHSGETSHVCKECGKAFIHLHHLKMHHKFHTGKRHYTCSECGKAFSRKDTLVQHQRVHTGERSYDCSECGKAYSRSSHLVQHQRIHTGERPYKCNECGKAFSRKDTLVQHQRFHTGERPYECSECGKFFSQSSHLIEHWRIHTGARPYECIECGKFFSHNSSLIKHRRVHTGARSYVCSKCGKAFGCKDTLVQHQIIHTGARPYECSECGKAFSRKDTLVQHQKIHTGERPYECGECGKFFSHSSNLIVHQRIHTGAKPYECNECGKCFSHNSSLILHQRVHTGARPYVCSECGKAYISSSHLVQHKKVHTGARPYECSECGKFFSRNSGLILHQRVHTGEKPYVCSECGKAYSRSSHLVRHQKAHTGERAHECNSFGDPLAASLKLV